A DNA window from Callospermophilus lateralis isolate mCalLat2 chromosome X, mCalLat2.hap1, whole genome shotgun sequence contains the following coding sequences:
- the Armcx1 gene encoding armadillo repeat-containing X-linked protein 1 gives MGRTREAGCVAAGMVIGAGACYCVYRLTWGKDENEKIWDDDDDDDDDEEEEEEEEEESSGISEIGVGPEKGSKTNIGVGAGTQSPGDIEARPEVNLGPESDPGVKKEAHLGSQSGGGLEAKAKALFNILKEQASAKAGKGVRVGNISGNRTLAPSLPCPGGRGGGCHPTKARAGSRSSGKSKGKSRSKSTRVPATTWPVRRGKFNFPYKIDDILSAPDLQKVLNILERTNDPFIQEVALVTLGNNAAYSFNQNAIRELGGVPIIAKLIKTKDPIIREKTYNALNNLSVNAENQGKIKTYISQVCDDTMVCRLDSAVQMAGLRLLTNMTVTNHYQHLLSYSFPDFFALLFLGNHFTKIQIMKLIINFTENPAMTRELVSCKVPSELISLFNKEWDREILLNILTLFENINDNIKSEGLASSRKEFSRSSLFFLFKESGVCVKKIRALANHNDLVVKVKVLKVLTKL, from the coding sequence ATGGGCAGAACTAGGGAAGCTGGCTGCGTAGCAGCTGGCATGGTCATCGGGGCTGGTGCCTGCTACTGTGTATACAGACTGACCTGGGGAAAAGATGAGAATGAGAAAATctgggatgatgatgatgatgatgatgatgatgaagaagaagaagaagaagaagaagaagaatctaGTGGCATATCAGAAATTGGGGTGGGGCCTGAGAAAGGATCTAAGACTAATATTGGAGTGGGGGCTGGAACCCAATCTCCGGGTGACATAGAGGCCAGGCCTGAGGTAAACTTGGGTCCTGAAAGTGATCCAGGTGTAAAGAAGGAGGCTCACTTGGGATCCCAGAGTGGAGGTGGCCTAGAGGCTAAGGCCAAGGCCCTTTTCAATATCCTGAAGGAACAGGCAAGTGCAAAGGCAGGCAAAGGGGTTAGAGTTGGCAACATCTCTGGAAATAGGACCCTTGCACCGAGTTTGCCCTGCCCAGGAGGCAGGGGTGGAGGCTGCCACCCCACCAAGGCTAGGGCTGGGAGCAGGTCAAGTGGAAAATCCAAGGGAAAGTCACGAAGCAAGAGCACCAGGGTTCCAGCTACAACATGGCCTGTCCGCAGGGGCAAGTTCAACTTTCCCTATAAAATTGATGATATTCTGAGTGCTCCCGACCTTCAAAAGGTCCTTAATATCCTGGAGAGAACAAATGATCCTTTTATTCAAGAAGTAGCCTTGGTCACTCTGGGTAATAATGCGGCATATTCATTTAACCAAAATGCCATACGTGAATTAGGTGGTGTCCCTATTATTGCAAAACTGATAAAAACAAAAGATCCCATTATTAGGGAAAAGACTTACAATGCCCTTAATAACTTGAGTGTGAATGCGGAAAATCAGGGCAAGATTAAGACATACATCAGTCAAGTATGTGATGACACCATGGTCTGTCGCCTGGACTCAGCTGTGCAAATGGCTGGACTAAGACTGTTAACCAACATGACTGTGACTAATCATTACCAACATTTGCTCTCCTATTCTTTTCCAGACTTTTTTGCATTGTTATTCCTGGGAAATCATTTCACCAAGATACAGATTATGAAACTAATTATAAACTTCACTGAAAATCCAGCCATGACAAGAGAGCTGGTCAGTTGTAAAGTACCATCAGAATTGATTTCCCTCTTTAATAAAGAATGGGATAGAGAGATTCTTCTTAATATCCTTACCCTTTTTGAGAATATAAATGACAACATAAAAAGCGAGGGGCTTGCGTCATCCAGAAAAGAATTCAGCAGAAGTTCACTCTTTTTCTTGTTCAAAGAATCTGGAGTATGTGTTAAGAAAATCAGAGCATTAGCAAATCACAATGATCTGGTGGTGAAAGTAAAAGTTCTAAAAGTATTAACCAAACTCTAA